A window from Cryptomeria japonica chromosome 1, Sugi_1.0, whole genome shotgun sequence encodes these proteins:
- the LOC131857586 gene encoding uncharacterized protein LOC131857586, translating into MEYWEEDVFTGIANAFGELIGFDPVTTSRRRLIYARICVGVGPEMDMPEEIEIESKLGKWKQNIVYETIPFGCFHCKKVGHWDKKCPGNVVKSQSQTKVWKKVDNSLKASHSNGLDQEKQSQVGRTEEVLVKELGNETKKGDNENAAHQEKEQNGKDSDDGERESQVISQKEEKEKDKIDQNSDNSEKRNNGQKKKGDNQSKDNKKEGDNFNLVSNSFESDKGVD; encoded by the coding sequence atggaatattgggaggaagatgtgtttaCAGGAATAGCCAAtgcctttggggagcttattggATTTGATCCAGTCACGACATCtagaagaagacttatttatgccAGAATATGCGTAGGAGTTGGGCCCGAAATggatatgccagaggaaatagagatagaatcaaagctTGGCaaatggaagcagaatattgtttaCGAAACAATCCCTTTTGGATGCTTTCACTGTAAGAAAGTAGGACACTGGGATAAAAAATGCCCAGGTAATGTGGTCAAATCTCAATCCCAAACTAAAGTATGGAAAAAGGTGGACAACTCTTTGAAAGCTTCACATTCTAATGGTCTGGATCAGGAAAAACAATCTCAGGTTGGAAGGACAGAGGAAGTGTTAGTCAAAGAGTTGGGAAATGAAACGAAGAAAGGAGATAATGAAAATGCTGCCCATCAGGAAAAGGAGCAGAATGGAAAGGATTCGGATGATGGAGAAAGAGAGTCACAAGTCATTAGccaaaaagaggaaaaggaaaaggataagatagatcaaaatTCAGACAATAGTGAGAAGAGAAATAATGGTCAAAAGAAAAAGGGAGATAATCAATCCAAAGACAATAAAAAGGAAGGAGACAATTTTAATTTAGTATCTAATTCATTTGAGTCAGATAAGGGAGTAGACTAG